A part of Desulfotomaculum nigrificans DSM 574 genomic DNA contains:
- a CDS encoding cold shock domain-containing protein has protein sequence MQGKVKWFNANKGYGFIEAETGSDVFVHYSAIQAEGYRTLEEGQLVQFDIVEGARGPQAANVIKL, from the coding sequence TTGCAAGGCAAAGTTAAATGGTTTAATGCCAACAAAGGCTATGGCTTCATTGAAGCCGAAACCGGTAGCGATGTGTTCGTACATTATTCCGCTATCCAAGCTGAAGGCTACCGCACTTTAGAGGAAGGACAACTAGTTCAATTTGACATTGTAGAAGGTGCTCGTGGTCCCCAGGCGGCCAATGTAATAAAGCTGTAA
- a CDS encoding histidine phosphatase family protein has product MEFFSAPYPFDEISRKYPDEFKQRGKDIANFRPPGGESFADCSKRVMAEFERIVQNTTGHILITGHAGINRTIICHIMGIPLEKIFSFSQDYGCLNLIIYGTFGYRMKKLNQTYTGNSSLVFAP; this is encoded by the coding sequence GTGGAGTTTTTCTCCGCCCCCTATCCCTTTGATGAAATTAGCAGGAAATACCCTGATGAATTTAAGCAAAGAGGTAAGGATATTGCCAACTTCCGACCACCCGGCGGGGAGAGTTTTGCTGACTGCAGCAAAAGGGTTATGGCCGAGTTTGAGAGAATCGTGCAAAATACCACAGGCCATATTTTGATCACCGGACATGCCGGGATAAATAGAACGATAATATGCCATATTATGGGGATTCCTCTGGAGAAAATATTTAGTTTCAGTCAGGATTACGGTTGTCTCAACCTGATAATATATGGAACTTTTGGCTACCGTATGAAAAAATTAAATCAAACCTACACGGGTAATTCCAGTTTAGTTTTTGCTCCATAG
- the modB gene encoding molybdate ABC transporter permease subunit yields MFGQLTDWFPVFLSLRTALIATIAVTCLGLPLSRLMARREFPGKDWLESAITLPMVLPPSVVGYGLLMLIGKNGLLGQLLAKMGITIVFTWWAAVLASTVVAFPLMYQSAKAAFRSVDENYEKAARTLGAGEVRIFFTITLPLAWPGILAGLVLSFARALGEFGATLMVAGNIPGQTQTIPLAIFFAVDAGDKATAQTLVTIVTVFSFLVIFWANRWAKRRNY; encoded by the coding sequence ATGTTCGGGCAATTGACAGACTGGTTTCCGGTGTTTCTTTCCCTGCGTACAGCACTTATCGCCACAATTGCCGTTACTTGCCTGGGGCTACCTCTGTCTCGTCTTATGGCCCGCAGGGAATTTCCCGGTAAGGATTGGTTGGAATCTGCGATAACCCTGCCGATGGTGCTGCCTCCTTCGGTAGTTGGATACGGATTACTTATGCTAATTGGAAAAAACGGTCTATTGGGGCAACTGCTGGCCAAAATGGGAATTACCATCGTCTTTACATGGTGGGCGGCTGTTCTGGCGTCCACAGTGGTGGCTTTCCCTTTAATGTACCAAAGCGCCAAGGCAGCATTTAGAAGTGTAGATGAGAATTACGAAAAAGCAGCCAGAACACTGGGAGCAGGTGAGGTAAGAATATTTTTTACCATAACTCTCCCCTTGGCCTGGCCTGGCATACTGGCAGGTTTAGTGCTCTCCTTTGCCCGGGCCCTGGGAGAGTTTGGAGCCACCTTGATGGTGGCAGGAAACATACCCGGGCAAACACAAACCATTCCGTTGGCCATTTTCTTTGCTGTAGATGCGGGTGATAAGGCCACTGCTCAAACGTTGGTGACAATCGTAACCGTGTTTAGTTTCCTGGTGATTTTCTGGGCGAATCGCTGGGCCAAGCGGCGGAACTATTAA
- a CDS encoding ATP-binding cassette domain-containing protein has translation MLEASFSKKLWHFTLNIKLEVGNEILVLSGPSGAGKTTILHCLAGLRKPFSGFIKLNNQVFFSSDDKVNIPTRYRNTGYLFQDYALFPHMTVRQNLMYGLKCKNMKPESTGTLQLLDSFGVGHLLDRYPRQLSGGEKQRVALARALVVQPQLLLLDEPFSALDKNTKEVLRQEVKRLHQQWQIPFILVTHDEEDARYLGDKLISLEGQIKEARRMVSAVT, from the coding sequence ATGCTAGAAGCTTCGTTCAGTAAAAAGTTATGGCACTTTACTTTAAATATAAAATTGGAAGTCGGCAATGAAATTCTAGTGTTATCGGGACCATCTGGTGCTGGTAAAACAACCATACTACACTGCCTGGCTGGTTTGCGAAAACCATTCTCGGGTTTTATTAAATTAAATAACCAGGTATTTTTTTCTTCTGATGATAAAGTTAATATCCCTACACGTTACAGAAATACAGGCTACCTGTTTCAAGATTATGCACTTTTTCCTCACATGACCGTAAGGCAAAACCTAATGTATGGCCTGAAATGTAAAAACATGAAGCCGGAATCTACTGGAACTTTACAGCTTCTAGATTCCTTCGGCGTGGGTCATCTTCTAGATCGCTATCCCCGCCAGCTTTCCGGTGGGGAAAAACAGCGGGTGGCTCTGGCCAGAGCATTGGTCGTTCAACCTCAATTGCTTTTATTGGACGAACCTTTCAGTGCCCTGGATAAGAATACCAAAGAAGTGCTGCGACAGGAGGTAAAAAGACTCCATCAGCAGTGGCAAATTCCCTTTATACTGGTTACCCATGATGAAGAGGATGCCCGGTATTTAGGAGATAAACTTATTTCGCTGGAAGGACAAATCAAAGAAGCCAGGCGCATGGTAAGTGCAGTTACTTAA
- the modA gene encoding molybdate ABC transporter substrate-binding protein has protein sequence MKRLIVLTAIVLFVLSVINGCASTKEQKPQAAAEPVKLTVSAAASLKDAAEELKNLYVKQHPNVSINYNFGASGTLQKQIEEGAPADLFISAGEKQMDDLAEEGLIVKESLRNLLTNELVLVAKKDSKITNFEDLVKPEVSKISIGTPESVPAGKYAKEALTAMQLWDKLQPKLVPAKDVRQVLTYVETGNVDAGLVYRSDAIVAKESRIVASAPANSHKPINYPMAILKNTKQQKAVEDFASFLFSTEAAKVFEKYGFKTIKQ, from the coding sequence ATGAAAAGATTGATAGTCTTAACAGCAATTGTGCTATTTGTTTTATCAGTTATCAATGGTTGCGCAAGCACCAAAGAACAAAAACCCCAGGCTGCAGCAGAACCGGTCAAACTAACCGTCTCGGCAGCAGCCAGTTTGAAGGATGCTGCGGAGGAATTAAAAAATCTGTACGTGAAGCAGCATCCGAATGTCAGCATTAACTACAATTTTGGCGCTTCCGGTACTTTGCAAAAACAAATTGAAGAAGGGGCTCCGGCGGACCTGTTTATTTCTGCCGGCGAGAAACAAATGGATGATCTTGCCGAAGAAGGTTTAATTGTAAAGGAATCCCTGAGAAATCTTTTAACCAATGAATTGGTGTTAGTTGCCAAAAAGGACAGCAAAATTACCAATTTTGAAGACCTGGTTAAGCCGGAAGTAAGCAAAATCAGTATTGGGACGCCTGAATCCGTACCGGCCGGGAAGTATGCTAAGGAAGCGTTAACAGCTATGCAATTATGGGATAAACTTCAACCGAAGCTGGTCCCGGCTAAGGATGTCCGTCAGGTACTGACTTATGTGGAAACAGGCAATGTTGACGCTGGCTTGGTTTACCGATCCGATGCCATCGTTGCCAAGGAATCCAGAATTGTGGCTAGCGCCCCGGCCAATTCCCATAAACCCATTAATTACCCCATGGCTATATTAAAAAATACCAAGCAGCAGAAGGCAGTGGAAGATTTTGCTTCTTTCTTATTCAGCACTGAAGCTGCCAAGGTATTTGAAAAATATGGATTTAAAACTATTAAACAGTAA
- a CDS encoding DUF2892 domain-containing protein translates to MRQNMNSTERLLSVVGGIAFTGLGRSSKFKNSILGKGMTLLGLKTAAVGIIGYDPVIDWLNKEEEEDEFF, encoded by the coding sequence ATGCGGCAGAACATGAATTCCACCGAAAGGTTGTTGAGTGTGGTGGGTGGAATTGCCTTTACCGGACTTGGTCGGTCCAGTAAGTTTAAAAATTCAATACTGGGCAAAGGAATGACATTGCTGGGCTTGAAAACTGCTGCAGTTGGTATTATAGGATATGATCCGGTTATAGATTGGTTAAACAAAGAAGAGGAAGAAGATGAGTTTTTTTAA
- a CDS encoding reverse transcriptase domain-containing protein: MRKIYYEMMDGCEWVVDADLRDFFGTVHHERLIDMIAEKISDGRVLKLVRLMLEAGYMDKGKKYPTPQGTPQGGVASPLFSNIYLNPFDHAMERKGYRLTRFADDWIVLCKTRVEAERALRDAKMILESLGLILHPEKTRITKIDWGFEFLGYKVKRGNSPANTRNLNR, from the coding sequence ATGCGTAAGATATACTACGAAATGATGGATGGGTGCGAATGGGTTGTCGATGCTGACCTGCGGGACTTCTTTGGAACTGTTCATCATGAACGGCTAATTGACATGATTGCGGAAAAGATTAGCGACGGAAGGGTTCTGAAACTCGTTAGGCTAATGCTTGAGGCGGGATACATGGACAAGGGGAAGAAATACCCCACTCCTCAAGGAACACCACAAGGCGGGGTTGCAAGTCCCCTGTTCAGCAACATCTATTTAAATCCGTTTGACCATGCAATGGAAAGAAAAGGATACCGCCTAACTCGTTTTGCAGATGATTGGATAGTGCTTTGCAAGACTCGAGTGGAAGCGGAGAGGGCTCTACGAGATGCGAAAATGATACTGGAATCGCTAGGCCTGATTCTCCACCCGGAAAAGACTCGAATCACTAAAATAGATTGGGGATTCGAGTTTTTAGGATACAAGGTCAAACGTGGAAATTCCCCGGCAAATACCCGAAATCTTAATCGCTGA
- a CDS encoding helix-turn-helix transcriptional regulator — protein sequence MEEISLTPEEVAIRLKIAKNTVYELIKRGDLPAYRVGRKIRVDLKDVEAYKKQGKKVELTLEDTAPVPGLTREVVPRQTINTANEIHDSRELVICGQDVLLDILTRHLEQHPHGTRAFRHYVGSFPGLLALYQENVDMAAIHLWDGDTGVYNIPYVRRLLPGIPAMIIHLACRMQGFYVAKGNPKNIKDWYDLTRRDIRFINREKGSGTRVLLDEKLRLLGLDRRLINGYHVEGPSHLAIASAVARGDADVGLGNEKVSMQVRGIEFVPLQKEHYELVIKKEDIHKPCFQAVLEILQSREFKKELEGLGDYDLNETGKIVAEI from the coding sequence ATGGAAGAGATTTCATTAACTCCGGAAGAAGTTGCAATTAGGCTTAAGATAGCAAAAAACACCGTCTACGAATTAATTAAGCGTGGAGATCTTCCGGCCTACCGGGTGGGGAGAAAGATCCGGGTCGACCTGAAGGATGTGGAGGCCTATAAAAAGCAGGGCAAAAAAGTAGAGCTTACTCTCGAAGATACAGCTCCTGTGCCTGGCTTAACCAGGGAAGTTGTACCCCGGCAGACCATCAATACAGCAAATGAAATTCATGACTCCCGGGAACTGGTCATTTGTGGTCAAGACGTTCTTTTAGATATCTTGACCCGCCACCTTGAGCAGCATCCCCATGGTACTCGTGCTTTCCGGCATTATGTTGGGAGTTTTCCCGGATTGCTGGCTCTTTATCAAGAAAACGTTGATATGGCAGCCATACACCTGTGGGACGGGGACACCGGAGTATACAACATTCCTTATGTTCGTCGCCTACTCCCTGGAATTCCCGCAATGATTATTCATCTGGCCTGTCGAATGCAGGGGTTTTACGTGGCAAAAGGTAACCCAAAGAATATTAAAGACTGGTACGATTTAACCCGCCGGGATATTCGGTTTATAAACCGGGAAAAAGGAAGCGGTACCAGGGTGCTTCTCGATGAAAAACTCCGGCTGTTAGGGTTGGACAGGCGGTTAATTAATGGTTATCACGTAGAAGGGCCATCCCACCTGGCCATTGCCAGTGCCGTTGCCCGGGGAGACGCAGATGTAGGTTTGGGCAATGAGAAAGTATCCATGCAGGTTCGGGGAATTGAATTTGTTCCATTGCAAAAGGAGCATTACGAACTGGTTATAAAGAAAGAAGACATTCATAAACCCTGTTTTCAAGCCGTTCTTGAAATTTTACAGTCCCGGGAATTTAAAAAGGAACTTGAGGGATTGGGGGACTACGATTTAAATGAAACAGGTAAAATAGTTGCTGAAATATGA